The DNA sequence GCTCTCGTACACACATTAGCTGTAATCGCTTATGTATTCGAGCATAGCCAATtctatattttccaaaatgcgGATTATATGAATTATTTCAAAGGTATCGGAAAATAAGTCAGAAATAAGTcagcattttaaattcataaataatagCGTCACGACGCACATAGTAAAATTGTACAATTATGTGCCATAAATTATATCTCAGAGgatttaattgaaatgtataaatacGGCAAATGTGTATGCATTATGGCTTCCCTGTTTTCACGGAATATgtggataaatattttaaaaaatagcaaaacatttaatgttacGATGTTGCCCATTGTTCAGCTGTGGCATAATACTAGTGGCTATACATTTTTGagtgtaatatactgtatttcgTATGTTAAAAGTGTCAATGTGCCGTGGGCTTGCAGGAGTAGTGAAAAGTGGAGCCGAAACAACATGACAGCCACTGTGCTGTATAAGCGCGGTTGGTTTTGAATCCAGACGGTTAACTAATTGTGTGTTTAGGGGGTACATAAATGTATATTCACTTTACACTGGTCTTAACAGTTTTAGTCTTTGTAGCCAGCTTATGCCGTAAATGTTGCTGACTACGTTCAAATactacacacatatataatatagttttaaagtgtgtgtgtgtgtgtgtgtgtgtgtgtttgagcgtgtgtgtgcgataGAGCGTGAACAAGTAAAAGTGAAAAAGGCATGTGTTGCACTGATACTGGTCCAAAATTGAAGAAAATCTAATTGGGCGTTTGAAGTGTGACAAATGtgaagattttatttatttattcattcgtATATTTATTTGAGGttactcaaaataaaataaaaagcctcGCTGTTTGGCCACAATATTGTATaatgaaatgttgttttaagGTAATGTGTATGAGCTCAGGATGCGcatttcctcttcttctctttctttttgtcaGCGGTTCAGCGAGGAAGAATGCCTCCAACACAACCTAACCCAGGCCAATATGCGCTGACGAACGGGGACCCCCTGAACGGCCACTGCTATCTCTCCGGATACATATCGTTACTGCTCCGGGCCGAACCTTACCCGACCTCTCGATACGGCAGTCAGTGCATGCAGCCCAACAATATAATGGGCATCGAAAACATCTGTGAACTGGCCGCTCGCTTGCTCTTCAGCGCCGTGGAATGGGCCAGGAACATCCCTTTCTTCCCCGATCTTCAAATCACGGACCAGGTGTCTCTTCTCCGGCTCACCTGGAGCGAGCTGTTCGTGCTGAATGCCGCTCAGTGTTCCATGCCCTTGCACGTGGCCCCGCTACTGGCCGCGGCCGGCCTCCACGCCTCTCCGATGTCCGCGGACCGGGTCGTGGCTTTCATGGATCACATTCGTATCTTCCAGGAGCAGGTTGAGAAACTCAAAGCCCTCCACGTAGATTCTGCAGAGTACAGTTGCATCAAAGCGATAGTGCTCTTCACATCAGGTGAGTAGTAGTAGAAGACGGCCATTCAAAAGGCCTTGTTAAGGAGAGACAGATAATTCACTGTCATCGAATGCAAGACAACGAGTCCCCCTTATTAAATGCTACTCTAAAGTACAGTGTTTGCATGGAGCCAACATTTGGCACGATTACAATTTGTATAAAGCTAAGCAAGCCTTTTCAGAATGGAGGCCAACATTTTTTTCGGGGGGTTATCCGATAGAAGCGCCATTAATTAAGCAAAGTCACTCAATGTGGGCtatttatttaatagtttttgGCCTTCATTCGAGAACTTGGTATGGTAGTGTATTTGCCACAGTTGCATGCGCTAAGATCGCATATGTTTGAGATAGTCCTTTGAACACATGTTACATGTATCCCATAATAGCCTTTTTAATGCGCAACATGGGGAGGTTGGGATGAAAAATGAGTGTGTTAATGAGTGTATCGTAAGCGTTTGCTATTGAGCGattgttctcttttttaaaagcagaaaaaatacTTTAGACAAAGATCGTTTTTAAACAGTTATCTTAAATAATATATcatcataataatgataatcataataatagtaaaaatgaaGGACTGTTCGACATGCAGGAGACGAAGCACATACTGCAAACTCTCCCTTAGGCCTCACTCAGACCATGGATATCAAGCGTCGTACTTAAGTTGGCCGCAATGTACAAAATACGAATGTTTTCGGTTTGGCTTATGGAAGAGatgctttcagttttattgaaatCTGGGCGAACACTAtgattttttgtcttttagaaCCAAAATAGGGCACTGTGAACACAATTTTTATAGGTTACTCACAAAAGATGAGGCCATGGTCAACATTGCATGTAGGCTACTACTTCGAGCGAATACTGAGTATTTGTGTGCTGAATGTTAGTAAACTGGCTAATGTGGAAAATCGACCATATTAACGTTTTTATTGGAAGCAAAATGAATGGCTAAAGTTTAAATCTTATACaggattaattatttatttgttttatgtatttattttgcttataaATGTATCTCTAGATCACCTGCATTTAATATGACTCAAGCTTTGATTTGTACATAATATAGATTATGCATGGTAAAGACCAATGCTTGCgcacaggttttatatttatgtttcgGATTTAGCATTAGAAGACAGAATAGCATTCCCTATAAGAATCACCCAATAAGAATAACATTTGTCCAACACAATTTCAGCATTTACCGTTTTCTATTAGGTTGTGGACTTTAGAGTAGAGCTTCATTGTCCACTTCTGTGAAGGTGTGTCTTTTGACTAACCAGGATGTCATACAATGCAGAAATACATAGCAGCAACTAATGCAGTGCAATATACCTGAGCAATACATTACAACACTGCAACAGTCCACATTTCGGAATTGAAAAAtagctttgttttatttgttgatgATCATTGCAGtcgagatttatttatttatttatttaaatgcggAATTGCCCTCCTCAAATAAACTTATTGATTCCAGCACAGGAATGTATACAGCGAAACTGCAGAACAATTGCAGGAGCCGTGCAAACATTAATCTGAATCTaacctgtttaaaaaacaaaaaacattctctCAAAaccgggacacacacacacacacacacacacacacacacagacacacacatatatatatatatataaacggAAACGTAGTTGCCTCGCTGAAATTGGGAAATGTAAGATTTTAAGAAATTACAACCGTAGCCTAGGCTACTAACTTAAGCAACGCCGCTTTTTCTTCGTTTACAGTGATTTTTCTTATCAGTTAGCAGCCTCGGAAAGCTGTTGGTGTTAtacatcatatttttaaataaattagctGTCAGTAATGTGTGTTTAACGTCTGAAATATAACAATAGATAAATTGCCATTATTTGACAAAATGAGACTTCGTATGTTATATTCATTTTGTTGCGCTTAACCATGCCCACTGTGTTAACCATATTTTTAGTCCTTTGTAATGATTTGGTTAGCCCATATTCtgagttattctttttttttaaggcatatATAACACTTACAAGAAATCATGCCCTGAGGGTCATAGAGCGCCAGCGTTAGTTAGCTGTAGGCTACAAATCACGATCTAAGCACTGTAATGacacttttaaaacttttatgtTAGCAATTAAGTTGCAGTAATAGTTGTATTGAATTAGACAATGCAGAAAACATTatatacggacacacacacacacacacacacacacacacacacacacacaataaaacctcTCGAGGACACCcaaggaaaatggaaaaagttgGAAATGTGTAGGTGGCGGAATGAAAAAGGGTTTTTGAGGCTAGATGCCACGTTCCGCGTTGCGTGTAGCCTGATGTGTAGTGACAGAGGTGCGTAATCATATCCTGCTGCTGTTTACATGGAGTTATTAACGTTATCGTGTTATCCAGCACAACTGCAACTTAATTACTTATATTAAAAATCATATAAAAATTGTGAGGTTTTGAAAATAGATGCAATTATCAATTTGCTAGTAGGCCTGTCCCTGCTAGCTCAAAACGTTTTGACAATGTTTCTGCCATCCCgtggcaatgttataacatttgacaaaacattccagtaacattgtgaaaACATGCTGTGTTAGCAGGGGTGGTAGCTGATAGaatattaaaaagcaagaaaGGACCTCTTACTACACTGAAATCTTTAAGGTTATTGTATCGGGCCACGGTGACGTAAGATATAGGATTTCATATTGGACCACTTTGATACCATTGTCCAATATTCTGCACATCATAACGACCAAATAAAGCTGCGTGCTGTCGTGTGTATATATGATAGTGTTACATCAAACATAATTCTACACAATGGCACACATGGCAGCTAGTCAAAGTTTTGTAAAAGAGGTTGGTTCTCGGCTTGTTCAAACACAGTAGGTTAGTATGCATGGTGTCCGTTTAATTAATCcagcagcattagaatgtttagcCATATTTATGAGGGCTCATATGACAGTGTGAGATTCTAGACTTTTGTTATTAAAAACCGAATGTTGCCTTTTCAGATCTGGCCTAAAAATCCAAATAATCAAAGGACAGTAGATTCTGTTGAGGTCACATTTGCTGTTGCCATGGATTTTTGACGTACTCTAACTATGGCTGTTGAAGCCACCCCTAATGCATAAGATTGCGTAGACACCATTTGTCTTCGCGTAAAACAGACGATATAACAggtgcccctctctctctctctcgctctctctctctctctctctctctctctatatatatatatggaatgCATTTATCAGCATCATCCGTTGGTTGTTGTACTGTATTCTAATTGAATCGTGCCTGGTTCCCAcgaatgtactgtatatgagaCGAAAGATGAATCCCACCTCTCCCACTGCTGAGCACTGCAGGGCCTTTGCATCTCATTCCATCCACTCGTTTGCAACACGTTCTTTGTTGTGATTCGTGTATGTACACATTATAGGGAGGGTTAGAGCGCCTATTGATCTTCTGTTAAAAAATGGCGCGGTAGGTCGAATGAACGTGTTTGTCTTACATATCAGCGATGGCCAACGATCCTAATATTAAATTAGATAACCtatgtctgttttgtgttttgttttgaatgttcaGACGCGTGCGGCCTGTCGGATGTGGCACACATCGAAAGTCTACAGGAGAAGTCTCAGTGTGCTCTCGAGGAATACGTTAGAAGCCAGTACCCGAATCAACCCAGTCGCTTTGGCAAGCTTTTGCTGCGACTGCCATCCCTTCGTACCGTCTCTTCGTCGGTGATCGAGCAGCTCTTTTTCGTCCGTTTGGTAGGTAAAACTCCAATTGAAACACTCATCCGGGATATGTTGTTGTCCGGGAGCAGCTTCAATTGGCCTTACATGCCCATTCAATGATCGAAATGAgtgttgttaaataaaaatgcataaatacatgaataaaaaaaaaaaaagaaacaggaccAAATTACGGCAGCCCAAGAGGACTGGATTCCAAACGTATTAAATGGACGGACATCTTATCTTTTCACCTTGGGAGACAGGACCATCATGAGACCCTttatcttttctctttttttcttccttttcctgtGGAGGTGGAATACTCAGTGTACAGAAAATGAGGAATCCCTCTGTAAATCCTCTTTCATCTGCAAGAACACTGGtcttcattttgtaaaatattagtctttattttcattttttgtacaaaaaataaagaaataaaaggaaatcaTCTTATGTGCATTAAAATCCAGACTTAGtgagaaaataacatttccaaaatataagaaatgtcctgtgtttatgtatcttcttcttcttttttttatttttttttggttcaaaaCCAGGTTTTGTGTGATTCTATACtaataatttttatataatcTTTGGCTTCTTATACCAAGTGCGATATACATTGTCAAGGCTGTTTTCctggaaataaaattgaaacGAGACTTTTTTAAAGGACAAGGAAATAAATCCAAACAAAATTATACTGGCTCTGATAATATTACCTGGTGGtagaacttttttcttttctttttttccaattgaTGCTACCGACCTGGAACTCAACAGCAAACGAACCGCGTGGACGTTTCAGGAAGAGGGCACAACATAATTGTATTGGGCATACCATGTATGGGATTcgttcagttaaaaaaagaaaaaaaaagaatgaaaagcaCTTTTAATAATATATCGTTGcaaatacatttgatttgttcttgaatgtttaattgtttcttGGGTATTATTATTCTTGTCTGATGTCTTCATGGCATGACACCATAGCTATTGCTTTTGTAGAAATTTCAGGCGCAAATGCAGGATTGTGTGGTGGAAGGATTGTAATCGCAGCATTGTCTCGCGCTCAAGTAATTTCACGTGAGGCTGAAGATGAATCACATAATTGGCAGAGGGACATGTACTTAACGCAAtgccaccacaccccccaccccctccaaaaaaaaaacagctttcatATCTATCTTCATATATGCAGACAACACAACACTGTCCCACATTGCGCATCCATATTCTTTCACGGgtggttgcttttttttttttttaatactataaatgtatattttcacaattgtaataataatgtaattaacagGGATATGTGCATTGTATCTAAACATATTGCACATAAAGATTGTTGGATGGAGCACAAAGAAACCCATCATGCAgaatcatacatttatttaaattttaatataaatCTTGAGATAGATCCATATATTGTTTCATATTCCCCAGACATTAACCAACCCCgcccatgagagagagagagagagagagagagagagagagagggagagagagagagagagtcacgtTGCAATAGTATTGCGCTATTTGTAATAATGTTGCGCTCTTCTCAACTTAATgtaagcacatttatttttggaaagttttttttccccattgcaGTAAGTCAGCGATATGCGATGTCATGGATGAGATATATGTGAACTTAACGAGACGGTTACTGGTCGTACAGAAACTATATCAGAGAGAAATGTTTTCAATAAGTAGATAggacatacatacgtacatgaCCATTAATAGCCACACGTAATTTGAACGGAACAGTCAATATAGCCGTCTTATCTGACCAGTCAAGTCTCTCTAGAACATATTATCCAGTAGACGAATGAATCATATGAACTCCCTTTTGAGAAACATTCAAACTGGTATGCTATTGTTCTTTCCAAAATAACCTTGCTAAGAATCTTTCCATATGACTGTATACAAATTGAGGCGTCTCTCGTAAAATCCAACAGTTCCCAATATTAAGTATATGTTCGGGAAACCTGTGTGAACGTTGACCGGCTATCCATAAAATTGGTATACACCATGTAGAAATGCAATGTCtgtaatagttttttaaaagttcagaaAAACTTGTATGTAAGACACTTAATAACTACAACTAATGGTtctaaatcatgtttttttttttttaatatataaaggGAAATATCATAAACACATATTTGGAAAAATTAGTCTTATGCTTATCGTGTTGTGATTGTAGTTATGGAGTGTTCTTTTACAACGTAAATTAGACATTATATAAGTTATGGAAGCTGTTGACACGTAAGGTAGcctcatttaaaatttgaatatgaaaagGGCAGCAGGTAAAACTTTTGATATAAGTTTGAATCCTAAAAATTCTCCTGGAAGGTACTTCACTTAATACCATAGCTATTCGCATTCGTTTTTGCAGTTGGAAATTCCTTTAACTTTTTCTCCCTAACCTTTTCACTACATATCGGCGGGGCACGTCAAtggtttcttcttcttcttcttcttcttcttcttcttctcattattatcatcattattattattgttattaataataataataataataataataataataataatattaattattagtattattattatttgttttatgagtactgtagtagtagtagcagtagcagctgTAACAgcaatagtagcagtagtagtagtagtatacaATAATGGGTTGGGAAGGTGCCTTGGTTACAAATTGaggtcaataaaaataatttatttcacagaCATAAGACGCTAAATGAAAAATCAGAAAACATAAAGAAAGAGTCTTTCATTACCAAAagggaaaacacatttctgttttaaaaatgtaatgtttttaaactttACCACAGTGACCACTTTAAACACCCATCACCATAAAACCATACCGAAGTACAAAATTATTTCTTGCCATacaaagtcaaaataaaataataaaaaaatacagtaggcCCCTTTTCTTAAGGAGCAGTAGCAGTATTATAAAACAATGGGGTGGGGAGGTGTAGGCAGAAAGTCAAAGAAAGTTGATTTTCCATGCTGATGAGTGAGGGCCAATCCAAACTGAGACTGTTCTCTGAAGTGTTTTAACTACCAATTTATGGTTTGTGGTGTTTCGATAAATCAAACCGCAAGCGAGAACTTAAACGATGAGACTATTTGTTTGCTTACACAAGCAGCTGGGTGCGATTTTACGTGTGTGCTAATATGTCTGAAAGCCCGTCACATTAATCACAAGTAGTTGTCTGGAACtactttttacaaaaaaaaaaaaaaaaactaatttaactAAAAACCACTTTACTCCGCCTTTAGTTTCTCGGGACGTTCTGTTATTTAAGCAATAGCTGCAACTTTAACAGAATGATGAGCTGAGGAATAAATGCAGATATAGCCTTTAAAGACAATTAGCCCAGCATTCAATAGGCTACATTAagtatttcacaagatatgcatttatcattttcaaGCCGTTTGAAGTAATTGACTGAAAACGTCGAAAATTAGAAAATGGGAAGGGAAGTAAAAATTGCATCCAGTACGATAATTTGAGTAATTttgtataaacacacatatgtgtgtgcgtgtgtgcaagaaATGCTGGCATCCTCAACGATAATCTTCAATTTGTTAATCTCACTTATTTTTGACCGTGTATGGTCATATCATGCCAAGCATATATAAGTAGACATGTAGAtgtagaaatatatttatcacagGACAAACTAGGTGAATTTCTTAGACATAattagcttgtgtgtgtatatgcgtgtttTGGGGAGTCGGAGTTAAACAGAAAGTGCAGTGGGATTTGCATCTGCGTCTGCTAGTTATCATCGCATCTacaaacgagagagagagagagagagagagagagagagagagagagagagaatgtgtgtgggaCTCCCGCTCCTCACTCATTAGCATTCCTTGTCCATAGACTTAGGTTGGCAGCTAACACAGATATCCAGTTAAACACcgtaactcccccccccccctatccTTTTGTCTGTTGCTCCACCGTTTTTTCGCAAAGTTATAGGGCCATCTTCTCTATGGCACATACGAAGACACGTATGCGCGTATTTTTCTTACATGCAATGTTAATATAATCATTCAAATGGACTTTCTTTGCCAGGGCACGTGACAACATGACTGATCTTTTCAAATTTCT is a window from the Anguilla rostrata isolate EN2019 chromosome 14, ASM1855537v3, whole genome shotgun sequence genome containing:
- the nr2f1b gene encoding nuclear receptor subfamily 2 group F member 1-B; translated protein: MAMVVSVWRDAQEDVAGGTLSGPNPATQPAREQQQAASATPHTPQTPSQPGPPSTPGTAGDKGHSQNSGQGQHIECVVCGDKSSGKHYGQFTCEGCKSFFKRSVRRNLTYSCRANRNCPIDQHHRNQCQYCRLKKCLKVGMRREAVQRGRMPPTQPNPGQYALTNGDPLNGHCYLSGYISLLLRAEPYPTSRYGSQCMQPNNIMGIENICELAARLLFSAVEWARNIPFFPDLQITDQVSLLRLTWSELFVLNAAQCSMPLHVAPLLAAAGLHASPMSADRVVAFMDHIRIFQEQVEKLKALHVDSAEYSCIKAIVLFTSDACGLSDVAHIESLQEKSQCALEEYVRSQYPNQPSRFGKLLLRLPSLRTVSSSVIEQLFFVRLVGKTPIETLIRDMLLSGSSFNWPYMPIQ